The following proteins are co-located in the Methanoregula sp. UBA64 genome:
- a CDS encoding ribose 1,5-bisphosphate isomerase → MIVSETADKIKRMEIRGAGRIARAAAEALRDGALASRAVTTEAFRQEMDMAAATLLSTRPTAVSLPNAVHMVMAGIEKHLTVDEAKAGLVTRADEFIRSSQHAVERIAGFGSRHIRDGDTILTHCNSEVALGCIIAAHKEGKEIEVFATEVRPRNQGLITIKTLNDAGIKTNFIVDSAVRSFIHDVDLVVVGADAVTVNGAVVNKIGTSQVAHAAVEARVNVMVAAETYKFAPRTILGELIKIEERAGSEVLPDEIAKTLPNVTVRNPAFDVTPAEYIDLIVTEKGAIPPQMAYVIIRDYLGWEIGEFGDPLMTGGLNNE, encoded by the coding sequence ATGATCGTATCTGAAACGGCAGACAAGATAAAGCGCATGGAAATCCGGGGAGCGGGCCGGATCGCCCGGGCGGCAGCAGAAGCCCTGCGGGACGGTGCCCTTGCATCCCGGGCAGTAACCACCGAAGCGTTCCGGCAGGAGATGGACATGGCGGCGGCAACGCTCCTTTCCACCCGCCCGACCGCGGTCTCGCTCCCGAATGCCGTCCACATGGTGATGGCCGGGATCGAAAAGCACCTGACCGTGGACGAGGCAAAGGCCGGCCTTGTGACCCGGGCCGACGAGTTTATCCGGTCCTCGCAGCATGCGGTGGAACGGATCGCCGGGTTTGGTTCCCGCCATATCCGTGACGGCGATACGATCCTGACGCACTGCAATTCCGAGGTCGCCCTTGGCTGCATCATTGCGGCGCATAAGGAAGGAAAGGAGATCGAGGTCTTTGCCACTGAAGTCCGGCCGCGGAACCAGGGGCTCATCACGATAAAAACCTTAAACGACGCCGGGATCAAGACAAACTTCATCGTGGACTCGGCGGTCCGGTCGTTCATCCACGATGTCGATCTCGTGGTGGTCGGGGCTGATGCAGTGACCGTGAACGGTGCGGTGGTCAACAAGATCGGAACCTCGCAGGTGGCCCATGCGGCTGTGGAAGCACGGGTGAACGTGATGGTCGCGGCCGAGACCTACAAGTTTGCGCCCCGCACGATCCTTGGCGAGCTCATCAAAATCGAGGAGCGGGCGGGCAGCGAAGTCCTGCCGGACGAGATCGCAAAAACCCTCCCAAATGTCACGGTCCGGAACCCGGCATTCGATGTGACGCCGGCGGAGTATATCGACCTGATCGTGACCGAGAAGGGTGCGATCCCGCCGCAGATGGCGTACGTGATCATCCGGGATTACCTGGGCTGGGAGATCGGGGAGTTTGGCGATCCGCTCATGACCGGCGGGCTCAACAACGAATAA
- the dapF gene encoding diaminopimelate epimerase yields MEIPFTKLHGNGNDFVLIDEYNGTVIPDEMKGQFAALYCDRRFGIGADGILFLSKPTKTADIRMRIFQPDESEAEMCGNGIRCLAKYAYDAGYVRETCTVQTETGVLPVTLRYAKEEFFATIGMGEPKFIRNEIPATGNGEYCEKIGEFTVFAANTGVPHAVVLVDVVDGVDIAVAAPPIRHHRTFLHGANVNFVQKTGDDSIRIRTFERGVEDETLSCGTGATASAAIVHHLGYMKGPVKVDTKGGPLTISFGPDGAKMEGPAATVFSGSIPF; encoded by the coding sequence ATGGAAATACCTTTTACCAAACTGCACGGGAACGGCAACGATTTCGTGCTGATCGATGAATATAACGGAACGGTCATTCCCGACGAGATGAAAGGGCAGTTTGCGGCCCTGTACTGCGACCGCCGCTTCGGGATTGGCGCGGACGGCATTCTCTTCCTTTCAAAGCCGACAAAGACCGCCGATATCCGGATGCGGATCTTCCAGCCCGACGAGAGCGAGGCCGAGATGTGCGGGAACGGGATCCGCTGCCTTGCAAAGTACGCGTACGATGCGGGGTACGTCAGGGAAACCTGTACGGTCCAGACAGAGACCGGGGTACTCCCGGTCACCCTGCGGTACGCAAAGGAGGAATTTTTTGCAACGATCGGGATGGGCGAGCCGAAGTTTATCCGAAACGAGATCCCGGCGACCGGCAACGGCGAGTACTGCGAGAAGATCGGGGAATTTACGGTCTTTGCAGCAAACACCGGCGTACCGCACGCGGTGGTCCTTGTCGATGTTGTGGACGGCGTCGACATAGCCGTGGCAGCGCCGCCGATCCGGCATCACAGGACGTTCCTGCACGGGGCAAACGTGAACTTCGTGCAGAAGACCGGTGACGACTCGATCCGGATCCGCACGTTCGAGCGCGGGGTCGAAGACGAGACGCTCTCCTGCGGTACCGGGGCAACGGCATCCGCGGCTATCGTGCACCACCTCGGGTACATGAAGGGCCCGGTCAAAGTCGATACCAAGGGCGGGCCCCTGACGATCTCTTTTGGCCCGGACGGGGCAAAGATGGAAGGGCCGGCGGCAACGGTGTTCTCCGGTTCCATCCCGTTTTGA
- a CDS encoding HAD family hydrolase: MTVAVVFDSAGTLLSTYRVAKDVARQVLMPGVETTTLTFASPDRVLIVLPVHSKHLISTEKDELLSEYLTKNEIGFGISCTRKITTADEISRMLYSDRVTKVGDLQECIRDVWRICKDESTLTLNSGAILNMASRSIEFAITAGGWPFDGAKETITALHTMGVPTFIASGDRSTKLEIMADHLGIPRDRVYGVATPTVKAQIVTDLKDEYDHVVMVGDGINDICAFKAADTAILTVQQAGERPEKLFRAADFVVKEVGEVLPIVRNLVQRPATSRS, from the coding sequence ATGACAGTCGCTGTGGTCTTTGACAGTGCCGGTACGCTCCTTTCCACCTACCGGGTAGCAAAGGATGTTGCACGCCAGGTACTTATGCCGGGAGTCGAGACGACCACGCTCACGTTTGCAAGCCCCGACCGGGTGCTCATCGTGCTCCCTGTCCACTCAAAGCACCTGATATCCACAGAAAAAGACGAACTTCTCTCGGAGTACCTCACAAAAAACGAGATCGGTTTTGGGATCAGCTGCACGCGGAAGATCACCACCGCCGACGAGATCAGCCGGATGCTCTATTCGGACCGGGTCACGAAAGTCGGCGATCTCCAGGAATGCATCCGGGACGTCTGGCGGATCTGCAAGGACGAGTCCACGCTCACGCTCAACTCCGGTGCCATCCTCAACATGGCAAGCCGGTCGATCGAGTTTGCCATCACTGCCGGGGGCTGGCCTTTTGACGGCGCAAAGGAGACGATTACCGCCCTTCATACCATGGGTGTGCCCACGTTCATCGCCTCCGGAGACCGCTCGACAAAACTGGAGATCATGGCCGACCACCTCGGCATCCCGCGGGACCGGGTGTACGGGGTCGCGACACCGACCGTCAAGGCCCAGATCGTCACCGACCTCAAAGACGAATACGACCATGTCGTGATGGTCGGCGACGGGATCAACGATATCTGTGCGTTTAAGGCAGCAGACACCGCGATCCTCACCGTCCAGCAGGCCGGCGAACGCCCCGAAAAACTCTTCCGTGCGGCGGATTTCGTGGTCAAGGAAGTCGGGGAAGTTTTGCCGATTGTCCGGAACCTTGTACAGCGGCCCGCTACTTCCCGATCGTGA
- a CDS encoding radical SAM protein, which produces MPGAPEKLALLSAQSRHDICMPGECLQVLDSRACITYNPRAYGCSRMLKVLLHGNCSYDCAYCSVRTCRERVGFAPRELAGIFLDLYRADTVNGLFLSSGIPEDAEGTMADMVGTARILRAEGYDGYLHLKILPGAGRSDIAEAARYANRISLNAESTGASRLRAISGIKDYHEDIKKRLDWIAAEAPGRHTTQLVVGAAGETDAEIFSCMTDLYDTVQPARVYYSAFQPLPGTRFAEKAGTPPWRAHRWYQVDTLFREYGYTKKELAPLVEEGMLANADPKALLARDLGPVDPASAPYEELIRVPGIGPVTARAIVEVRERHPIRQPQDLGIPPAYLRRAMPYLAFAHGTIRQATLAGFS; this is translated from the coding sequence ATGCCCGGCGCTCCCGAAAAACTGGCCCTCCTTTCAGCGCAGAGCCGGCACGATATCTGTATGCCCGGCGAGTGCCTGCAGGTGCTCGATTCCCGGGCCTGTATTACGTACAACCCGCGGGCGTACGGGTGCAGCCGGATGCTCAAGGTCCTGCTCCACGGGAACTGCTCGTACGACTGCGCCTACTGCTCGGTCCGGACCTGCCGCGAGCGGGTAGGTTTTGCCCCGCGGGAACTTGCCGGGATCTTCCTTGACCTGTACCGGGCCGACACGGTAAACGGCCTCTTTCTCTCCTCCGGCATCCCGGAGGATGCCGAAGGGACGATGGCGGATATGGTCGGGACGGCCCGGATCCTCCGGGCGGAAGGGTACGACGGCTACCTCCACCTCAAGATCCTGCCCGGGGCCGGGCGGTCCGATATTGCCGAAGCTGCCCGGTACGCAAACCGGATCAGCCTGAACGCGGAATCGACAGGGGCCAGCCGGCTCCGAGCGATCTCGGGGATCAAGGACTATCACGAGGACATTAAAAAACGCCTGGACTGGATCGCCGCCGAGGCTCCCGGCCGGCACACGACCCAGCTTGTGGTCGGGGCTGCGGGCGAGACCGATGCAGAGATCTTCTCCTGCATGACGGATCTCTACGATACCGTGCAGCCGGCCCGGGTCTACTATTCCGCGTTCCAGCCCCTGCCCGGCACCCGGTTTGCAGAAAAGGCCGGCACGCCGCCGTGGCGGGCGCACCGCTGGTACCAGGTAGATACGCTCTTTCGGGAATACGGGTACACGAAAAAAGAACTCGCCCCGCTCGTGGAAGAGGGGATGCTCGCGAATGCCGACCCCAAAGCCCTCCTTGCACGGGACCTCGGCCCGGTCGACCCGGCTTCTGCCCCGTACGAAGAGCTCATCCGGGTGCCGGGCATCGGCCCGGTCACCGCCCGGGCGATCGTCGAAGTACGGGAACGCCATCCGATCCGGCAGCCGCAGGATCTCGGCATCCCCCCGGCGTACCTGAGGCGGGCCATGCCCTACCTTGCGTTTGCACACGGGACGATCCGGCAGGCAACGCTTGCCGGGTTTTCGTGA
- a CDS encoding methanogenesis marker 5 protein, with protein MAKVFIYPATSLILSDMVTRFGHKPLGSAIAIRERIQTPGLESPPLQITPEEPKKGLAWAAVEVPAGVRGRMSLYGPMIEACDAAIIINNADLAFGCMGCARTNELVKFLLRQKKMPRLELEYPKNEAEGVQFVSAVKKFLSELGGKP; from the coding sequence ATGGCAAAAGTCTTCATCTATCCCGCAACGAGCCTGATCCTCTCTGATATGGTGACCCGGTTCGGGCATAAGCCGCTCGGATCGGCGATCGCGATCCGCGAACGTATCCAGACACCGGGCCTCGAATCCCCGCCGCTCCAGATCACGCCCGAAGAACCGAAAAAAGGGCTTGCCTGGGCGGCAGTCGAGGTCCCGGCCGGGGTTCGCGGGCGCATGTCGCTCTACGGCCCCATGATCGAAGCGTGCGATGCCGCGATCATCATCAACAACGCCGATCTCGCGTTCGGCTGCATGGGCTGCGCCCGGACAAACGAGCTCGTAAAATTCCTGCTCCGGCAGAAAAAGATGCCCCGGCTCGAACTCGAATACCCGAAAAACGAGGCAGAAGGCGTGCAGTTCGTAAGCGCGGTCAAAAAGTTCCTTTCCGAACTCGGGGGGAAACCATGA
- a CDS encoding methanogenesis marker 6 protein: protein MTEYTPANVGTVTRYVVVESYNVTPSDVAIRAYEVAKGVMVKENCFGLVIMGKEEEVDRIIAEVRKMDPAHIFVKDRGFPPGDARRCRATLGGARPGFHGIEFEMGILPYISHGLEKTENLDLSAVPAPQPPAPDRRLDVYTLKKMIDAQEP, encoded by the coding sequence ATGACCGAATACACCCCGGCAAATGTCGGGACCGTGACCCGGTACGTGGTGGTGGAGTCCTACAATGTTACCCCGTCGGATGTCGCCATCCGGGCGTACGAGGTAGCAAAAGGCGTGATGGTAAAGGAGAACTGTTTTGGCCTTGTCATCATGGGAAAGGAGGAGGAGGTTGACCGTATCATCGCCGAAGTCCGCAAGATGGACCCGGCCCATATCTTTGTCAAGGACCGGGGCTTCCCGCCCGGCGATGCCCGGAGGTGCCGGGCAACACTTGGCGGCGCACGGCCCGGCTTCCACGGGATCGAGTTCGAGATGGGGATCCTCCCCTACATCTCGCACGGCCTTGAAAAGACAGAAAACCTCGACCTCTCCGCGGTACCCGCGCCACAGCCGCCCGCCCCGGACCGCCGTCTCGATGTCTACACCTTAAAGAAAATGATCGATGCACAGGAGCCCTGA
- the atwA gene encoding methyl coenzyme M reductase system, component A2 produces MKAPLITVENICMDFDGTHALRNISFEIHEGEILGIIGRSGAGKTVLMHLMRGVEQPPTSGKIVYHVSACPSCDYMDVASSAGKPCPHCGAKLEPIDVDLWNEKDEALKRRVMRRTAIMFQRTFALYGDDRVIENVLHSLDDINYPQDKAINRAADLIDQVRLSHRMMHIARDLSGGEKQRVVLARQLAKEPFLLFADEPTGTLDPGTAKIVHSMLKDAAAANNMGMVVTSHFSQVIEDVASRALLLVDGSIAKIGTPNDVIGEFMKGCDDTETFEHTETGEKIVAARDLTKRYISVDRGVVRAVNGVTFDVYTKEIFGIIGKSGAGKTTLSRIIAGLIEPTSGEINVRIGDEWIDMTKPGIDQRGRAKEYIGLLHQEYDLYPHRTVLDNLTDAIGLEFPKELAMRKAIITLKMAGFSEEKSKDILDRMPGQLSEGERHRVALAQVLIREPKIVILDEPTGTMDPITKIDVKHSIMHSRDDIDETFIVVSHDMEFVRDICDRIALMRGGKIVEMGKTADVLAHLTDDERKVMSQAPQA; encoded by the coding sequence ATGAAGGCTCCACTGATCACGGTCGAGAACATCTGCATGGATTTCGACGGCACACATGCCCTAAGAAACATATCCTTTGAGATCCACGAAGGCGAGATCCTCGGGATCATCGGACGGAGCGGGGCCGGGAAGACAGTCCTCATGCACCTGATGCGGGGCGTGGAACAGCCCCCGACCAGCGGGAAGATCGTCTACCATGTATCGGCCTGTCCTTCATGCGACTACATGGATGTTGCAAGTTCCGCCGGGAAACCCTGCCCGCACTGCGGTGCAAAACTCGAACCCATCGATGTGGACCTCTGGAACGAAAAAGACGAGGCGCTCAAGCGCCGGGTGATGCGCCGGACCGCGATCATGTTCCAGCGGACGTTCGCCCTGTACGGCGACGACCGGGTCATCGAGAACGTCCTGCACTCGCTCGACGATATCAACTACCCGCAGGACAAGGCGATCAACCGGGCAGCCGACCTCATCGACCAGGTCCGGCTCTCCCACCGGATGATGCATATCGCCCGCGATCTTTCGGGCGGGGAAAAACAGCGGGTGGTTCTCGCCCGGCAGCTCGCAAAGGAGCCTTTTTTACTCTTTGCCGACGAGCCGACCGGGACACTCGACCCGGGTACCGCAAAGATCGTCCACTCGATGCTCAAGGATGCGGCAGCGGCAAACAATATGGGCATGGTCGTAACCTCCCACTTCTCGCAGGTGATCGAAGACGTGGCAAGCCGAGCCCTCCTCCTCGTGGACGGTTCGATCGCAAAGATCGGGACGCCAAACGATGTCATCGGCGAGTTCATGAAAGGCTGCGACGACACCGAGACCTTCGAACATACCGAGACGGGCGAGAAGATCGTTGCCGCCCGCGATCTCACCAAGCGCTATATCTCGGTCGACCGCGGGGTCGTGCGTGCGGTTAACGGCGTGACCTTCGATGTCTACACCAAGGAGATCTTCGGGATCATAGGGAAAAGCGGCGCCGGCAAGACCACGCTCTCGCGGATCATCGCCGGCCTGATCGAGCCGACAAGCGGCGAGATCAATGTCAGGATCGGCGACGAATGGATCGATATGACCAAACCCGGGATCGATCAGCGGGGCCGGGCAAAGGAGTACATCGGCCTGCTGCACCAGGAGTACGACCTCTATCCCCACCGGACCGTGCTCGACAACTTAACCGATGCGATCGGGTTAGAGTTCCCCAAGGAGCTCGCAATGAGAAAAGCGATCATTACCTTAAAGATGGCGGGGTTCTCGGAGGAAAAGAGTAAGGATATTCTCGACCGGATGCCGGGGCAGCTCTCGGAGGGTGAGCGGCACCGGGTCGCGCTCGCACAGGTCCTGATCCGGGAACCCAAGATCGTGATCCTCGACGAGCCGACCGGGACCATGGACCCGATCACGAAGATCGACGTGAAGCACTCGATCATGCACTCCCGGGACGATATCGACGAGACGTTCATCGTGGTCTCGCACGACATGGAGTTCGTCCGCGACATCTGCGACCGGATCGCGCTCATGCGGGGCGGCAAGATCGTCGAGATGGGAAAGACCGCCGATGTGCTTGCACACCTGACCGATGACGAGCGCAAGGTCATGAGCCAGGCCCCGCAGGCATAA
- the mmp3 gene encoding methyl-coenzyme M reductase-associated protein Mmp3, with translation MIRVHLDGELREVEEGSTLGDLTGGFPAGCSVAVIRPATKEQEKTGSIAVTTTAGEITLELTGAGEDIFDRAGIADSLVLHWEDRYAAAFGPFASGIGPDRKPHLYERGDVILGCGGYDPKRSYLIFAKSRHLADHGADTTGGVVARVVSGRGVLDRWATGDRVTKIEQVISWADTSRSFTTTDPSLVLEDGMLVVTRVRIVAQGYTEKEVATGAAESVEHLLIALEGGRFNVGRATSTHILDQKLLGTEVPSQYVHPRREGSVTVRTGGPSVGGIYIYRADVPSGPAHSVVGQVVHGIELVKLAKEGDLLCTAVVPARIDLLGMPVPEAKKVAEERGITLAIDTDSPDRIVVSQEPGTTLDVLAGRTATIKTAPVANVIDIVLDDAHAPQSCEVFRRITGLAEHDAGMMPAFFVFDDVFLFKPRVPTTVKIYPENCPVEEAPAAALAITNDSRKGAGLVGVRLTASREFGPTSEPFEGTNIIGHVIDTEKLKKVKERQTVYIREVKR, from the coding sequence ATGATCCGCGTTCACCTCGACGGGGAACTTCGCGAAGTTGAAGAGGGGAGCACGCTTGGCGATCTCACGGGAGGATTTCCCGCCGGTTGCAGCGTTGCCGTGATCCGGCCGGCCACAAAAGAGCAGGAGAAGACCGGGAGCATCGCGGTCACGACCACTGCGGGCGAGATCACGCTCGAACTCACCGGGGCCGGCGAGGACATCTTCGATCGCGCCGGGATCGCAGACAGCCTGGTTCTCCACTGGGAGGACCGGTACGCGGCCGCGTTCGGGCCGTTTGCCTCCGGGATTGGGCCGGACAGGAAACCGCACCTCTACGAGCGGGGCGACGTGATCCTCGGCTGCGGGGGATACGACCCGAAGCGTTCGTACCTCATCTTTGCAAAGAGCCGCCACCTTGCCGACCACGGCGCCGACACAACCGGTGGCGTTGTTGCCCGGGTGGTGAGCGGCCGGGGCGTGCTCGACCGCTGGGCAACCGGCGACCGGGTGACAAAGATCGAGCAGGTCATTTCCTGGGCAGACACGAGCCGCTCGTTTACCACGACCGATCCCTCGCTCGTGCTCGAAGACGGGATGCTCGTGGTGACCCGGGTCAGGATCGTAGCGCAGGGATACACAGAAAAAGAGGTGGCGACCGGGGCAGCAGAAAGCGTCGAACACCTGCTCATCGCCCTCGAAGGGGGCCGGTTTAACGTCGGTCGGGCAACGAGCACCCATATTCTCGACCAGAAACTGCTCGGGACAGAAGTCCCGTCCCAGTACGTGCACCCGCGGCGGGAGGGCTCTGTTACCGTACGCACGGGAGGCCCCTCGGTCGGCGGGATCTATATCTACCGGGCAGATGTCCCGAGCGGCCCGGCACACAGCGTGGTCGGGCAGGTTGTCCACGGGATCGAACTGGTAAAACTCGCAAAAGAGGGCGACCTGCTCTGTACCGCGGTTGTCCCGGCCCGGATCGATCTCCTCGGAATGCCGGTTCCCGAGGCAAAGAAGGTGGCAGAAGAGCGGGGAATTACCCTTGCCATCGACACCGACAGCCCCGACCGGATCGTGGTCTCCCAGGAACCGGGAACCACGCTCGATGTCCTTGCCGGCCGGACTGCGACGATTAAGACCGCACCGGTCGCAAACGTGATCGATATCGTGCTCGACGATGCGCATGCTCCCCAGAGCTGCGAGGTCTTCCGGCGCATCACCGGCCTTGCCGAACACGACGCCGGCATGATGCCGGCCTTCTTTGTCTTCGACGATGTCTTCCTCTTTAAGCCCAGGGTCCCGACCACGGTAAAGATCTATCCCGAGAACTGTCCCGTGGAGGAAGCACCGGCAGCGGCGCTTGCGATCACCAACGATTCCCGGAAAGGCGCCGGTCTCGTGGGCGTCCGGCTCACGGCGAGCCGCGAGTTCGGGCCGACCTCGGAGCCGTTCGAAGGCACAAATATTATCGGGCACGTGATCGATACGGAGAAACTCAAAAAAGTAAAGGAGCGGCAGACGGTGTACATCCGCGAGGTGAAGAGATGA